Within Apteryx mantelli isolate bAptMan1 chromosome 10, bAptMan1.hap1, whole genome shotgun sequence, the genomic segment TGGGAAGAGCAGTGACGACAGGATGGTGCCAGGTGACCAGAGTGCCGTATCCCAAATCAGCCGTGAGTAGCAGGACTTGCAGCTCCAGTCCAGACTCTTAgtatttttctctgaagtttACTCAGCCCATTTTCTTCCTGCATTAAGCAGAGGAGTAAGTACCTGCAGAGGTGGGTCTCTGGGAGACCAGGCACTTGTAGCTTTGCATTGAGCAGGCAGGCAACAGTCCCATTCCTGCTGTCTTCTTGCTGAGCGGCATCTATCTGCTGTGCTGGGAACACTTTCCTGCAGTCATCTACAACAAATGCCAAGTGCCTTGGAGAGGAGGTAGCAGGTTTCTTGGGGCACTGCTTGTTGGTGGTGGAGAGGCTGGAATGGCCTGACTGCTGTGACCCAAGGGGAATGCTCATTCCTGTGGTGTTTGGCCTTTGATCGAGTCACCTGTTGGAGCATGGACTCTGCACTGACACAGCTTTGGCTGTCGATATTTCTGCCCTGGGCCAGGCCTGTGTCACCCCATCCTGGTTGGGCACAAGCTTTGCTGCAGAAGCACCTGCAAGAGCTCTGTGCGCAAGAGGAGCCCAGGGGAGGAACTGCTGCTCTGAACAGTGCAAGATCTGATCCAGGCTGACACCAGGAAAGATGTATGCTTGTGGTGGCAACTCTGTCCCTGCATGTCCCTCATGGGGACCAGGTTTGCAGGGCATTTGCCCTGAGCAGCTTCTACAGGGTTTCTCATCTACCAGGGTGCAGAAGGATGGCAGTCCTGTTCACCTCCTACTGGGAGTTGTGGGCTCTGTGAGCATGATGCAGTGGTGCCCCAACAcagccagctggctctgcctctgcctgcctCGGCAGTGAGATGGCCAGTCTCTCTGGTAGTCCCACCAAAGAAAGGGTGCAAAGGGAGATCTTtgtcctgcctgcctgcactCTATGCAGTGTCTGGCTCCCCTCTGCCTGGTAGAGGGGCTGGCTGAAGTCTTAGAAGGAACCTGGCTGAAATGAGGCTGATGGGAATGGGCAACCCAGGGCAGTGGTAACCTCTAGCACCCCAGTTCTGGCTGGAAAGAAGTTTCAGAGCCTCCCTTGAGCACCGTCTCTCTGTCTGAGACCCTGCACACAGTTCTTTGTAGCCATCACAAGGTTGGAAGTGGCAGGCAGGGTTGGGATGGGAGTGGACAGCAGCTTTCTTGGCTCTGCAGTTCATCAAAATCAGTTCCCTGACTTGTTTTTGCAGCTGTGGAGTCAACAGCATTGTCACAGAGCTCAGAGGCATCTCTAGAAAACCCCTGGGACAGGCTTCCTTCGATGTCCTTGACTTTGACCTCCTCAGAAGGTGAGTCCCTGCACTGTGCAGGGTGCAGTGTGTCTCACTGGGAGCAGACAACCCCTCTTCTCTCATTGGATGAACACACAGCTCCTCTTTGATGCTGGACTTCTTTCCCCTGGCCAGGAAATAATGCTATGTCTGCCTTAGATCTCCAGTGTTAGGTTCTCTGTGCCTGCCTTGTGTCAGCTCTGATGCCCACCTCCCTAGTCTCGCATGTTAGGACAGGTTGTGCTCCCCTGTGGTACCAGCAGTATGCCCCTTTCCTTCCTGCCCAGTGTGACAGTGTTTTCTCTCTTACCAGAGAAATCCCTTCGTCAGGATTCTCCACGTGCACCAGAGGCCCAACTGAACATGGCTGCTGACAGCAACACCCCTGACTTGCTGGAACCATCTAGCCAGGACTCTCCCGAGAGCTTGCTGCAGGATGCCCCAGTGGAGACTTCATCCCCCTCGCTGCTCCACTCATACGGCAGTACCAGCTCTGTGGAGGCTGGCACGTCTCTGGCAACATCAGCTGCAGAGGCAGCCTGCAGAGCCCCCTCTGCTGCTCAAGACCCACAAGTATTGGGATGCTCCCAGGCCAACCAGTTGTCTCTCTCTCCAACTTTTCCTGTCCTGCCCAGTAGCCGTTTGGCATCCTTAACTGAAGGGGCACCTCACAGAGAGCAGGCGGACTCCAGTGGCACAGCTTTCCCTCCAGATGTGACAAATGTTGGCCTGGCTCATGCTAGGACCCAGGGGGGAGAAGCCCCATGTGGCAGCAGAAAGTCTGTGGGTGCTAAGAGGAAGCTGTTGGTGGGAGACAGCCAGGCACTGCCTGACCTGCGTAGATCCCTCCGGGGACTGCAGCACAAGCAGCATTgcagtggtgtcccccagggcagTGAGAGAGACACCAGCAGGAAGCTGGAGTTTCTGAGCACCCAGGAAGCAaagaagagcagaagagaggagacCAGGCTGCAGCATGGAGAGGAACCCCCCGAGGAGGAGGATGAGCAGGCATCCTCAGCGAGTGGTCTGGACTCCAGGCTAGAGCAGCGTGGAGCTCTGCAGCCGGTAAAGATGAAGTGGCTGGTGGCCTCTCCTTGTCTCTGTGTAACAGTGCCTGGCTCTGGTGGGGTTGTGCAGTTGAAAGCAGGTGTCAATGGAGACTGGGTGGCCCCAGCAGAGGCAGCCCTCCTTGTCTCCCAAAGAGGCATAGCAGAGCTGCTACACGCAGGGTCCAGAGAGGGTCTGGCAGTGGGGTGCTGGGCGAGGATGTGCTCTTGCTGGGGAGGGAGCATGTGCCCTAGCTGGGTGGAAATCAGCACTCCCCTGGAGCCTCTGCCACATCTCCAGGTGAAGTAAGATTGGAAGACCTGGGACTGAGTGAGGGAGAGACCCCTGACTTTCTCTCTGCTTGTCAAGGTCTTGGGATGTGTGGAGGTGTGGTGTCGCTTTTGTGGCTGATCATCCATGGGAAGGCAAGCCAAACTCCAGCTCTAGGTTCACTGTCCCCTTCCCTTCTGCAGTATGTGAAGGAGAGGCCGGTCCAGTACATATATGAGGCCCCATCACCTGAGCTCTGCGAGCGAATAAGATCTGTCAGGTCAGTACAATGATGGGCTTGTTCAGCCATGTCTCATCCACAGCCCTGAGTGAAGCCAGCTGTGCCTGGAGAACAGGCACAGCTAGCTACTGCTGTGCTAGCCCTAGGGCTGCTGGCCCTGTGGCGCCTGGACACTGCTATTTGCATCCCAGGATACAGTCCCCTTGGGGACCCCTGCATCTTTGCTGGGCCTTGAACTCTGACTTACCCCTCACAGCACAACGGAGACCCGCTGCGTCCCCTGCCCGGGCAGCCAACTGTGTGCCTGGGCAGACAACTTCATGTGCCCCCAGTCTCC encodes:
- the ACD gene encoding adrenocortical dysplasia protein homolog isoform X2, which produces MFLGDSFLHLSKMVLLCSFPSSHMQLRLSSLICRIIVLQKYTVCFREEARLEDCEFFLTAQQFIVLPMERQRLESSDGNQEPSVLRKIKELWLRSLSLKSDPSSEPSISQLIDVIGQNQLEVLKQNAEECLDLQMPKELPAAEKVELFVTQWEAERKKEPSEDVFMVPASILVIPPEEEAVCNASKADVCEMTPGKSSDDRMVPGDQSAVSQISPVESTALSQSSEASLENPWDRLPSMSLTLTSSEEKSLRQDSPRAPEAQLNMAADSNTPDLLEPSSQDSPESLLQDAPVETSSPSLLHSYGSTSSVEAGTSLATSAAEAACRAPSAAQDPQVLGCSQANQLSLSPTFPVLPSSRLASLTEGAPHREQADSSGTAFPPDVTNVGLAHARTQGGEAPCGSRKSVGAKRKLLVGDSQALPDLRRSLRGLQHKQHCSGVPQGSERDTSRKLEFLSTQEAKKSRREETRLQHGEEPPEEEDEQASSASGLDSRLEQRGALQPYVKERPVQYIYEAPSPELCERIRSVRISKAMLKWACWILTDREVES
- the ACD gene encoding adrenocortical dysplasia protein homolog isoform X3; its protein translation is MQLRLSSLICRIIVLQKYTVCFREEARLEDCEFFLTAQQFIVLPMERQRLESSDGNQEPSVLRKIKELWLRSLSLKSDPSSEPSISQLIDVIGQNQLEVLKQNAEECLDLQMPKELPAAEKVELFVTQWEAERKKEPSEDVFMVPASILVIPPEEEAVCNASKADVCEMTPGKSSDDRMVPGDQSAVSQISPVESTALSQSSEASLENPWDRLPSMSLTLTSSEEKSLRQDSPRAPEAQLNMAADSNTPDLLEPSSQDSPESLLQDAPVETSSPSLLHSYGSTSSVEAGTSLATSAAEAACRAPSAAQDPQVLGCSQANQLSLSPTFPVLPSSRLASLTEGAPHREQADSSGTAFPPDVTNVGLAHARTQGGEAPCGSRKSVGAKRKLLVGDSQALPDLRRSLRGLQHKQHCSGVPQGSERDTSRKLEFLSTQEAKKSRREETRLQHGEEPPEEEDEQASSASGLDSRLEQRGALQPYVKERPVQYIYEAPSPELCERIRSVRISKAMLKWACWILTDREVES
- the ACD gene encoding adrenocortical dysplasia protein homolog isoform X1 is translated as MAAPGVEEQGGQEWLDATSAARQAPEPRFVYENKNMSSSKVYVLQPWIANLLVNYDQLDTNENLLAGQVLRVLSDPSTPGQAGVLRDAVLQVSDGSYYIRVVITSEALQAEENSHMQLRLSSLICRIIVLQKYTVCFREEARLEDCEFFLTAQQFIVLPMERQRLESSDGNQEPSVLRKIKELWLRSLSLKSDPSSEPSISQLIDVIGQNQLEVLKQNAEECLDLQMPKELPAAEKVELFVTQWEAERKKEPSEDVFMVPASILVIPPEEEAVCNASKADVCEMTPGKSSDDRMVPGDQSAVSQISPVESTALSQSSEASLENPWDRLPSMSLTLTSSEEKSLRQDSPRAPEAQLNMAADSNTPDLLEPSSQDSPESLLQDAPVETSSPSLLHSYGSTSSVEAGTSLATSAAEAACRAPSAAQDPQVLGCSQANQLSLSPTFPVLPSSRLASLTEGAPHREQADSSGTAFPPDVTNVGLAHARTQGGEAPCGSRKSVGAKRKLLVGDSQALPDLRRSLRGLQHKQHCSGVPQGSERDTSRKLEFLSTQEAKKSRREETRLQHGEEPPEEEDEQASSASGLDSRLEQRGALQPYVKERPVQYIYEAPSPELCERIRSVRISKAMLKWACWILTDREVES